In Oryza glaberrima chromosome 8, OglaRS2, whole genome shotgun sequence, the following are encoded in one genomic region:
- the LOC127781467 gene encoding thioredoxin-like protein CITRX, chloroplastic encodes MAMAAAASLLPACAAPTLPGRAFRPRRNSTPTASLSCDGGSRGRGVGLGVILGGGRAQGVRRNAAAETYVPGSGKYIAPDYLVKKVTAKELEELVRGERKVPLIVDFYATWCGPCVLMAQDIEMLAVEYENNALFVKVDTDDEYELARDMQVRGLPTLYFFSPDQSKDALRTEGLIPIDMIRNIIDNEL; translated from the exons atggccatggccgcggccgcctccctcctgccGGCGTGCGCCGCCCCAACCCTCCCCGGACGCGCCTTCCGCCCGCGCCGCAACTCCACCCCGACGGCCTCCCTCTCCTGCGATGGTGGCtctcgcggccgcggcgtcggcctcggcgtCATCCTCGGTGGGGGTCGCGCGCAAGGCGTTCGACGGAATGCCGCAGCCGAGACCTACGTCCCAGGCTCCGGCAAATACATCGCCCCGGACTACCTCGTG AAGAAGGTGACGGCCAAGGAACTGGAGGAGCTGGTGAGGGGGGAGAGGAAGGTGCCCCTCATCGTGGATTTCTACGCGACGTGGTGCGGACCCTGCGTCCTCATGGCCCAGGACATCGAGATG CTTGCAGTTGAATATGAAAACAATGCTCTATTTGTGAAGGTGGATACCGATGATGAATATGAACTTGCAAGAGATATGCAG GTAAGAGGACTTCCAACACTGTATTTCTTCAGTCCAGATCAAAGCAAAGACGCCCTAAGGACTGAGGGACTGATTCCTATTGATATGATCAGAAATATCATTGATAATGAATTGTGA
- the LOC127781319 gene encoding uncharacterized protein LOC127781319: MSGIDGNKPPSEVLIDENDDWVIVKKQRIIILIPPPSPAAASLQDDMQKISCEQACLAKKSMENCDAARKKHPKQMTTNKAQEPLLEGIKVSANIKKAQEIATSSHHPVAPVKANHASIQGQFHENIEKAGNSFGNIYKEELPVISSQVTNRIMRARLLERRVAGFGGLKNWLFTCGFGWFVDILDSEKLGMYQIVSLTMNQLKDMGLDAVGPRRKLIHAIESVSQPNEFEMFS, translated from the coding sequence ATGTCAGGCATCGATGGTAACAAACCACCTTCAGAGGTTTTGATTGATGAGAATGATGACTGGGTGATAGTCAAGAAGCAGCGAATCATCATCCTGATCCCTCCACCATCACCTGCAGCTGCAAGTCTTCAGGATGATATGCAAAAAATAAGTTGTGAACAAGCTTGCTTAGCCAAAAAGAGCATGGAAAACTGTGATGCTGCAAGAAAGAAGCATCCAAAGCAGATGACAACCAACAAAGCTCAGGAGCCACTTCTAGAGGGCATCAAAGTTTCTGCCAACATCAAGAAAGCTCAAGAAATTGCTACATCTTCACACCATCCTGTTGCCCCTGTTAAAGCAAACCATGCTTCCATCCAAGGACAGTTTCATGAGAATATTGAGAAAGCAGGAAATTCATTTGGAAACATTTATAAGGAAGAGCTGCCAGTTATTTCTTCCCAAGTTACGAATAGGATAATGCGAGCACGACTTCTCGAGAGACGGGTTGCTGGATTTGGTGGGCTGAAGAATTGGCTTTTCACTTGTGGTTTCGGATGGTTTGTTGACATACTGGACAGTGAAAAGCTGGGAATGTATCAGATAGTTTCCCTTACAATGAACCAGCTAAAAGATATGGGTCTTGATGCTGTAGGTCCACGGAGGAAATTGATCCATGCCATTGAGAGTGTTTCCCAGCCCAACGAATTTGAAATGTTTTCTTGA